From a region of the Campylobacter showae genome:
- a CDS encoding DUF3137 domain-containing protein yields the protein MINPKIKEAIAAVTQKQNECKKIVKKYATFMTITTFVAPILIFIIMERRFEIFFLLFAVIPIYVTPRIPKVEKTLEEYRSFYKNVFVSTVIADIDSNFTYEPQKGITANEFYKSGIYSRVNFYGEDQISGTYANVKFQLSEAIKVEKTYDSNGSKNPYLALLRVSKVIYDEYMDFNGTVLVCEFYKNFKGQTILADKKVLNTKISGEKEMLDDTEFNNEFRVFTDDKIEARYLLSPGFMQRLREVKQGFDSAVSLSAAFMDNKFYLFLNGAKNRFESSLLDPPLSLSDAQAIKDEISQLLRIIDELNLSLDVYK from the coding sequence ATGATAAATCCAAAAATAAAAGAAGCCATCGCCGCCGTAACGCAAAAGCAAAATGAGTGTAAAAAAATAGTCAAAAAATACGCTACATTTATGACTATAACGACATTTGTCGCACCAATACTAATTTTTATTATTATGGAGCGACGCTTTGAAATATTCTTTCTTTTATTTGCAGTCATCCCAATATACGTCACGCCGAGGATTCCAAAAGTAGAAAAAACGCTGGAAGAGTATAGAAGCTTCTACAAAAATGTTTTTGTTAGCACGGTAATTGCCGATATAGATAGCAATTTTACATACGAGCCTCAAAAAGGCATCACCGCAAACGAATTTTATAAAAGCGGAATATACAGTCGCGTAAATTTTTACGGCGAAGACCAAATAAGCGGTACTTACGCTAATGTCAAATTTCAATTAAGCGAGGCTATAAAAGTAGAAAAAACATATGACTCAAACGGCTCAAAAAACCCTTATCTGGCGCTTTTGAGAGTAAGCAAAGTCATATACGACGAATACATGGACTTTAACGGTACAGTACTAGTCTGCGAGTTTTATAAAAATTTCAAAGGACAAACGATACTAGCCGACAAAAAGGTGCTAAATACGAAAATATCTGGCGAAAAAGAGATGCTTGATGATACGGAGTTTAACAACGAATTTCGCGTATTTACCGACGACAAAATAGAAGCGCGCTATCTTTTAAGCCCCGGTTTTATGCAACGCCTACGCGAGGTTAAGCAGGGTTTTGACAGTGCCGTATCGCTAAGCGCGGCGTTTATGGACAATAAATTCTATCTCTTTTTAAACGGTGCAAAAAACCGTTTTGAAAGTTCACTATTAGACCCGCCGCTAAGCCTTTCTGATGCGCAGGCCATAAAAGATGAGATCTCGCAACTGCTGCGCATAATCGACGAGCTAAATTTGAGCCTTGATGTTTATAAATGA